From the Papaver somniferum cultivar HN1 chromosome 2, ASM357369v1, whole genome shotgun sequence genome, the window aatcatacggagatgactaacttaatcgttcacatactcaacataaggaaaaccttacggaatatacgtctacgttaaccaatagaacatgattagtatagcctttcacatactcaacacaagaatttgtggaatatatgaaaactcaactagattaattacaagagaacctataattaatctaattggaacacaaacaaccaaactaatcaccgaagtaatcaatttaattattttgggctcaacataagagaacttatggaaccccgactaagttcatcatagaatatgacaaccttaaccgtacatgtactcgacataagaaagaaaacttatggagtacaaactaaataaccaaactggttgattaatttagttcctaatgctcgacatataacatcttatggaacaaccaacaagccaataagaataatcgacttagttgtatcgtgctcaacataagtcactcaatggagccttcacggtaaaacataacaagatgaatcaatgaagatcaataccgtggataacatacaaggatctattctattttccatcataacgatataatagactttatctttgtcaagcaaaagatatcatcctattttccatcaatacatgactgcataggcataacttttgtaattgtcaaaaagtccattcgttctttcatcaataagaatacaaattcatgaacgactttacttttgaccgcaatatgggatcttcaagtacacggacgtaaacaatacatatcccataaacaaattacaatatcacaaaatcataaagatcaatactgcaataacatcatcctccaaatatttttagaatttaaaaccaataaacctaaaaaatggacataagaagatgaaaacaaaaatagctatgtgtagtcacaatcatcgctattcaaagcactagttattcttccaactaatccaataaGAAGACAGACTAGGCATTTAAACCTCTTATAAATCATTTCATTTACCTTGACtgttcttctcgtattccctatattcttcaagctcttcTTCGATTAAGTCAATCCTTGactcaagactatccattttctcctcaagtcttttggaagagaattcaagttcatttttcagagcacgaacttgttccaagacgagattcatggttaaagagggattatcaaactgagagacagtagggttctcatcagaCAAAGGaacatgtttgtcatagcacatctcattgtcagaagaatcgaaacgaatcttctttgaaggaaatagaatcgtccatacatcactttctttactcgaaagactagaggaggacatgatagagaagatgaaatgagagtgctgaagaggAAGAGATTTTAAAGGAATACAATTGTAGAATttccagaaacacccttttttaccaaaccctaacagaagatAGTTATCCAAAAAGTTGAAGTTGTTCACGAACAACACCTGGTAAAAGtacaaacaaaaaataacaagattatattacaGTCCCCTTGcatatcatgattcttgtataagaggaagaagatacaagaatcatttttcaacaagattactgagcgtaaggcctccaatccaaggttggactgggataatctttgcaaagagagaaaccacccattccACTAGGTTTCTTCTTATCCATTTGAAGAAgagagttatgaagaactttcttatccattgtaatcacagttttaaaaaacttgatgcagatctttgcaaatcctgcaccgtttttgaaaacCCCTTTTGATGAAGGgtagacttctttttctttttcagcatacAACGATTAGCCAGGCAGAACTGTTTTTGATTTATCATGCTAAGATGATTCTGAGATGAACTCAATTGAACAGAGATATTTGGTAGAGCCTTTTTCGAGTAACTCCTGGAATTcaatacaaaatcaagagggGTTCGCTGATCCAACTTATGATACACAGACGAACATGTCATGAaagaatcatgagaatgattttcaggaaaaagactgagagagcaatcatagatttccacatgacaataatcaagagtattcatccatgctttagttatctctcttacctccgTTTCAGAATTTTTCGAAGGGACTTGAACACACATAAGCCCAGTTTCATTAGTAAGgctcttcttggtattcttatcctttatattgacCAACAGagtttccttttgagactttcttttactacgtctgaggattttcttaagtttttgtataaacaaagacaacgtagaaataaagcaattctcacttttctctttTGTCAATTTTTGATGACAAGATTTATGATCAGGAGAGGTGACACGGTTGCCAAACAAATGATGATCGTCTCTTGCCatatattcgcgatcgaaaattctaatttttccgaccagtgtgtttcgtgaaagagtattaaggttatttccttcaacgatggcatgtattttagattcgtatctggacGGCAGCGatcagaggattttcatcacaatttccttttcaggaatggtccttcccaatgcacatgatgcattaacaatttcagatagtttgtgataaaaatcatCGAACGAATCTTCCTATGCCAtagaaaggtcttcccattcagaattaaggtttttaatcctagcttccttttcactgggattaccttcgaatacgctttctaaagtatACCAAGCTTCTTTAGATGTAGTGCAAGAGGTCACATGATGTCTAAggtttggggtaatagcatgcaggatggcgttcaacccgtcagagttttgccttgcagcaactaactcggcagtattgtacatacataaatcttttggtacaataatatctctttccataacaacgggagtctcatagccattcacaacacatatccatgaGTGGAAGTCATGCGACTGCATAAATGtgcgcataacaactttccacaatagatagtttgagccatcgaggactggtgATACGTTcacagagataacacttctgtccatagagtcagatcgctacaaacacagacttgttaggtcttgagcgtgtttgcctgatctgataccaattgaaaaagcgggggtctaacaccaccacccaatatttcgattagcaatctgtatggactaactccgaaatactttactagagaatcaactagacagtcagactcaatctagataaaattatctcaaggagttaatatctctctcttgatttgatttttactcaagctaaaaacaatagcgagtctttatcaaatacaaggaataacttggacgacaccaaagaccaatgtccaaggatcaatcaatatcaatcaacaaccaaaggttggatttacaattgatgatcacgaagggacaacctgtattatttaaattatataaaatataatgcggaaaataaataacacagacaccagaaattttgttaacgagcaaaccgcaaatgcataaaaaccccgggacctagtccagattgaatacacactgtagtaagccgttacagacactagcctactccaagctaacttcggactggactatagttgaaccccaatcagtctcccaccgatccaaggtacagttgtactcctacgcctctgatcccagcaggatactacacacttgattcccttagctgatctcactcacaaccaagagttgttgcaacccaaaatcacagacttgataacaaacagatctgtctcacataaaaaagtctatcaaaggataaatctatctcccacagataaaccttaggttttgttccgtcttaagatataaaattaaggtgaacaggaaccaattgataatccggtcttatattcccgaagaacagcctagattaatcaataacctctctacaatccttcctgactacacatgcggtttgtcgaggaatcacaaacagtgagacgaagatgtttgtgacttctttatcttgcctatcggagaactctcacgatctcaagccaatcaatcgattgtactcgtacgatagaagatgcaagatcagatcacacaactatgataaaagtattatcgttctggcttcacaattccaatgaagtcttttagtcgttaacctggttttagagcagaaaatcaaaggttaaaggataatcgaatctagaaagcgcactagtatcacacagacgtgtggggattagtttttctcaaagctagatgtatcctttatatagccttgaaattagggttttgcctcaggtacaaagcaatccttattcaccattagatgaaaacctgatttagattcaagctaatatttctcaaccgttagatcgaaaacttagcttgtcacacacacttggttagacgtttactgggtttgtgaaaaccatgaccaaacgtgtagtgtatgttggttcaacatagtaacccaaaaggttaaccatatgagcatttcatattaaccttgttcttcttcaccataactagttcaaatgactcaaatgaaatagttaaagagttgttcaattgctatgagatcttatgtaactacacaagacacaattgaaacaaagatgattcgattcgattgaatcggctcatgaatattatagccacggtttgcataaaacattccttagtaatttaatgtttcatgttcagagcacatctttagatcacaaccttttaagttcacaaacaagttcgcggacttaagttaatcggttgagttttccaaactcagcagaaattctcgaaaagagaacttccgccagttcgcggacttagcacacaaacgagttttggaaaatccagcagaaattctcggtcgagaacttccgaaagttcgcggactgagtctgcggactgggttcgcggacttggcaagccaattccacaatcctcccgatttttcttgatcaacaaagttcgaaaacatcGGTTcatggaatacatggttatgtaatctaaagtctcatttcaatcattaagacaTCCTCAGAGGactctatgtagccgttattcacagaccgattcacgtcagagcaattctcaaaattattgaaacttttcatgactttcgtcactaggtgaagataaacttgatcaaagcgaaacgctttaccaacacacgatttcgagataaaagataagcaatgaatgctcatctcgaaatgtcaaatgtgtatgatctagtctatatagcatacgacttttgtctcataataagtaggagatagaatatatagacttttgagtgatagataagtttaagtctccacatacctttttgttgatgaagttccatggttcctcgtatagatcttcgtcgttgtatgatgaatcgccatgaagtccttgagcttaactacacttttctatcctagtccgagacttagctatataggctagaaatcaagactcatagttttgatcactaacattgaaaaaaatgcttgagataacaacgcatgcgaggtcgatcgagctatgctctaacacatcgtcacagctactgagtatttcaccaagtgggccGAAGCAATACCACTCGGAGGTACTATATGGGTAACTATTGCAACATTTATCaaggaacacattatatatagATTCGGCGTCCCcaaacatatcatcacagataatgggactcctttcgccaacaaagaTGTCGAAAAATTGCTCAAGGAGTACGGGATCAAACAggttttctccacaccatactatccccaatgaaatggtcaagcagagagtaccaacaaagccttgatccggattatcagtcgaacaattcatgataatccacgatcgtggcatgagaaattacccatggatttatgggcttacagaactgcaccaaggagctcgattggAACATCACCGTATTCGCTCGTCTATGAGGCTGATGCTATACTCCCAGCtgagataaaaattccttcagcaaggattgtaGCGGCCAGTGGAATaagatgggatgaagctgaactGGACATGCTCGAATCAAGGAGAGCCAAAGTAGAAAAGTATGTGGAGGCTTACAAACAGAGAATATCTAGagcatacaacaaaatggtaaaacctAGAAATTTCcgagtaggagatttggtattaaagacagcaaaacacattcaacaagacatgtctgctcccaaattctctccgAAGTGGGAAGGCCCGTGTGTTATCACCAAAGCAGTGTCTAGTGGATACTATAAAATCTTAGCAGCCAGTGGaggaaaggaagaaaatattATCAACGACAAATGGCTCAAAACCTATTATGCTTGGTCAACAGTAGATAATTAATCTTTAttcaaatacatctcaaatgtaatttatttccttcaaagagcatgcaagatGCTTGTTTGTTCGTtaaacattcatcaattgaacgaAATTCCTCTATGCCATCATATTATTGTACCTTATCAGAAACCTACACCTCAACTCTCCCGAATTATCACTCAGAGCAATCCTTCTAACAATGGATAATCTCTATAAGAAACCCTGTcaagtttcttctggaaagtcctggtctttgtcttcaaatcctcGACTACCTTCTCGACTCTTGTCGACTCCAAATCCAGCATCTTCTCCTCTtccagtaaagcagtggtcacagaaattgcatcagcagcctccgccgccttatgAATCTTTATTATCTCAATCCAACGACGAAGCCAGCCTACATTGAACCGCAATGTCTCACAgttcgaaatcatctcatcccacctgtgcagttcctgattcttgacatctcgcagatacATCCGTTCCATCTCCTCAATGATCGACAACatccctgcaactgtagtcaggagggttggtagaaaacctttccacacttcgaTCGTAGCAATATGCCCATACTTTTTCCAAATTTTGGTGTATAGAGGCGcatgacacttgggaatgacgaatccaccgaccTCCTCATTGTCCGGGGAAGTGTTGATCAAAGGAGCTTCAAACAAGAGTCCATCTGCTGGATAGTCACAAACCccgtctccagtctccacggattCTGCAGAGGCTTCACATACCTGGTTGCTGCCATCTTCAACCTCAACCAGAGTCACAAACTTTCCATtccttctccttctagcatcaacaacgacacgaacatccgcctgAGACGAAATGAGGAAGTGTTTAGTTTTATCAAAATGGAGCACGATAAAACTTCGAGAATTATAAGATTACTTACGGATGATCCAGCCTCAGCATGAACTGATCTATACCGGGCAGGATCCCTAACAGTCCGCGTGGGCCTCGAATTATGATAAGAAGGATTCTTAtgattatcctgcaacaaatcataTGTCCTATGATCAATAACCGTGATCAAACAGAGACCAAGAAGACATACAACTTACCGAGATGGACGCTTCTATTTCATGCTTCGACTGAAGTACGTTTCGAGAAGAAGTACTATCACTAGAAATAATGATGAAAGGTATGGCAATCGAAGTTTCTTCTGCGATGAAACTagctcaggaatggaagaaatatttgcacaaGTGTTAAACCCTAAATCTTGGAGTTATATACAAGATACGGCAGGCGCTTATCTCATGCAAATAGTCAATTCAgttgcgagttttactgaaaccatAAGTCTCGAGAAAGGTCAATACTGGAGATGCGGAGTAAATTaatacactggggactgaccaaagTTAGGTATGGTCAGAGAAGTCACACGACCTTGTGTGTTACATGTCTTCTGCGACATGTTTGGATGTTTTCACAGATGAAAACCATAAAGCAAGTAAAAGAAGATCACAATGGGTTCAGCGTATGAGGATTGACCCATTTTATCTGATTTAATCAAGAGGAAACAACCTTGATAAAATAATTTCTCACAAAAGGAAAATCTTAATACTTAAGAGAAGTTGTTCAAATAAGATGTCTACTACGAAGGCTAAGAAAACATGCAAATGTTTAAAAGAAAGATCAAGAGTAAAGCTATTCGTCAGATTCATCTGAGCtgtcagattcatcatcactgtccttctcggaatcctccTCTTCGTCGGAATCACTATCAAGACCATTGATGAAGTCTGGATGGGTATGAGGATCGTCCGAGTTCGAgtcttcttctgcttcagcttTAAGTTCATCATCAACTCGTTTCATAGGCTTGACCTTGAACTCTGGTAACACCCACGTGGTTTCCTCttcggaagcatcagcatcagagtcAGAAGGTATGCCATCGACGAATCGGCGTCTCTCCTCTGCCGCTAGTATTTTGCGCTGGATTCGATCTTTTCTACGCAGACGACCCTCCGCTTCATCAGTCTCGGATTTTCGCTTCATAAGCTCGGCATAAGTGACTCTCTGGTTGTTCGGGGGTATACTAGGCTTTTCCCCTTCATCGTAAGTTCTCTTAGATTTCGATTTGGATGCAGAAGCTTTgggatcctcatcagaagagctggAGGAATTGCTGTTGTTGGAATTTGCCATTTTCTAGAACCAGGAACACAAGATTAGCAACATACTAATAAATcagtctacaaaatggtaattcttaactcttacatcTTTACATAttactaacaatagtgattgtgccTCAGAAGTtcgttcgttccttgaaacctgcgaataacgaacgaaacttttttagactgatttttcataaaatcatagacataattttcatagtataaacattcacaactgggctatgaaatttacaccaagacaatatttcatcataaataaattgtctaaattcgagggttactcaaaacccatgttttgattttacgaaacaataaaaccgtgattaactcacgtaaaaaaataTTGACGTGATCTCAGGCTCATGTgagtttatcaaaaataaaaaatatatcctTGAGAAGCTCCacggtttcatgataaaaaaaaatctattttccttcgtacgagcgtttttctttaaaacgaaggtttattttggttttgtgaaagctcacatcttttaaagataaagttttggtttccatgaaagctcataaacaaaattttatcactggacacatgtctttttttcttccaaagaatgatctctctcaagttagggattgttgctagtttcttaaactaacgctCGAATGAACatacgttcctaaaacaaggggttttcataaaactcacatccaAAATATGTGTATACCCATATTATTTTA encodes:
- the LOC113351880 gene encoding uncharacterized protein LOC113351880; its protein translation is MANSNNSNSSSSSDEDPKASASKSKSKRTYDEGEKPSIPPNNQRVTYAELMKRKSETDEAEGRLRRKDRIQRKILAAEERRRFVDGIPSDSDADASEEETTWVLPEFKVKPMKRVDDELKAEAEEDSNSDDPHTHPDFINGLDSDSDEEEDSEKDSDDESDSSDESDE